Proteins co-encoded in one Gammaproteobacteria bacterium CG11_big_fil_rev_8_21_14_0_20_46_22 genomic window:
- the holB gene encoding DNA polymerase III subunit delta' — MWDSFFDKLADSLAQGDLPQSLLITHREGVFEEGLRKQLVASLLCLAPSQGKACGHCVACQLYQAGTHPDYFHLVPEGASNTIKIDQVRAVLRAVAQRPHTSAAQVVVITQADRLNTAASNALLKALEEPTETTRWVLMSSRPMQLLPTIRSRTVVLRLPPLSASQVHQSLLQQGVPESTIPVLMAAFEGAPASALAAYESGFCESESLFQTAWADLQAKRISLLQFLDALKGVSVQQRFSCLTKAVERVFKQTPSITVANYFAELRQALAQWSVISGLNGELLFEQQMLNWCRLGL; from the coding sequence ATGTGGGATAGCTTTTTTGACAAGCTGGCCGACTCTTTGGCACAGGGTGATTTGCCTCAATCGTTATTGATCACACACCGTGAGGGTGTTTTTGAAGAGGGTTTGCGCAAGCAGCTTGTGGCCAGCTTGTTGTGCCTGGCGCCGTCTCAGGGGAAGGCCTGCGGGCATTGCGTCGCGTGCCAGCTTTATCAGGCCGGCACACATCCGGATTACTTTCACCTGGTGCCTGAGGGCGCCTCAAACACAATCAAAATCGATCAGGTCAGGGCGGTACTCAGGGCGGTGGCGCAAAGGCCGCACACCAGTGCCGCACAGGTGGTCGTGATCACCCAGGCGGATCGCTTAAACACGGCGGCCAGTAATGCTTTGCTTAAAGCGTTGGAAGAACCCACTGAGACCACTCGCTGGGTGTTGATGAGCTCGCGCCCGATGCAGTTATTACCCACGATTCGAAGCCGTACAGTGGTCTTGCGTTTGCCGCCGTTGAGTGCATCGCAGGTGCACCAGAGCCTCTTGCAACAGGGCGTGCCTGAATCGACCATTCCTGTGCTCATGGCGGCCTTTGAGGGGGCGCCTGCGTCTGCGCTAGCGGCTTATGAGTCGGGTTTCTGCGAGAGTGAATCCTTGTTTCAAACGGCTTGGGCAGATTTGCAGGCCAAGCGCATCAGTTTGCTTCAGTTTTTAGACGCGCTCAAAGGCGTGAGTGTTCAGCAACGTTTTTCTTGTTTAACTAAGGCAGTGGAGAGGGTTTTTAAACAAACACCTTCAATCACTGTGGCGAATTACTTCGCCGAGCTTAGGCAGGCCCTGGCTCAATGGTCAGTGATATCCGGCCTAAATGGGGAATTATTGTTTGAGCAGCAAATGCTCAATTGGTGCAGGCTTGGTCTTTGA
- a CDS encoding dTMP kinase — MVKKTGLFITVEGIEGVGKSTAIRFLQAYLEEKSVPVVVTREPGGTEIAEAIRKLLLAHFTEKMTQDAELLMMFASRAQHIAHIIRPALEEGQLVLCDRFTDASFAYQGAGRGIPEEDIAALEKLVQKGLKPDLTILLDAPAQVGATRAKHRSPADRIEKEKIHFFERARGAYLARAKLDAERFAVVDASQSLSHVRQELKDIVDRFLSQHYVG; from the coding sequence ATGGTCAAAAAAACAGGTTTATTTATCACAGTCGAAGGCATTGAGGGTGTGGGCAAATCCACGGCCATTCGTTTCTTGCAGGCCTATCTTGAGGAAAAATCTGTCCCGGTGGTCGTCACACGTGAGCCGGGTGGCACGGAAATTGCTGAAGCGATTCGTAAGTTATTGCTCGCGCACTTCACTGAAAAAATGACACAAGACGCTGAATTATTAATGATGTTTGCCAGCCGTGCGCAGCACATTGCCCACATTATTCGCCCCGCTCTGGAAGAAGGCCAGTTGGTCTTGTGTGATCGTTTTACCGATGCGAGTTTCGCGTATCAAGGTGCGGGTCGCGGTATTCCTGAAGAGGATATTGCAGCGCTAGAAAAACTCGTTCAAAAAGGCTTAAAGCCGGACTTAACGATCTTGTTAGATGCGCCAGCGCAAGTGGGTGCCACGCGTGCGAAACACCGTAGCCCGGCTGACCGCATTGAGAAAGAAAAGATTCATTTTTTTGAGCGTGCCCGTGGCGCGTATCTCGCGCGCGCTAAGCTTGATGCTGAGCGTTTTGCGGTGGTCGACGCCAGCCAGTCTTTGTCTCACGTGCGACAAGAGTTAAAAGACATTGTTGACCGCTTCTTATCTCAACACTATGTGGGATAG
- the fabF gene encoding beta-ketoacyl-[acyl-carrier-protein] synthase II, which translates to MVSPLGNTVDESWKACVAGQSGIRLVDQFDTSHCAAKISGSVRGFDASLYMAAKDVRRNDVFIHYAAAAASQAMSDSGLEIDEALSERAGVALGSGIGGLPMIDFSCQLLREKGPKKVSPFFIPGVIINMAAGYVSIQHNLKGPNISVVTACTTGTHNIGLAARMIEYGDADVMLAGGAEMATSDIGLCGFGAMRALSTRNDAPEKASRPWDKDRDGFVLGDGAGVLILEELEHAKKRGAKIYAELAGFGMSADAHHITAPDPMGGERAMRAALSNAGLNVDDVDYINAHATSTPLGDELEAKSIMHTFGDHAKHLAVSSTKSMTGHLLGAAGAIEAIFTTLAIRDQVAPPTINLDNPSEGCDLNLVPHTAQARKIRVAISNSFGFGGTNGSVLFKAF; encoded by the coding sequence ATGGTCAGCCCCTTGGGCAATACGGTCGATGAGAGCTGGAAAGCCTGCGTGGCCGGCCAATCCGGTATACGTTTGGTGGATCAGTTTGATACTAGCCATTGCGCGGCGAAAATCAGTGGCAGTGTGCGCGGTTTTGATGCCAGCTTGTACATGGCGGCCAAAGACGTGCGCCGTAACGATGTGTTTATCCACTATGCAGCCGCTGCGGCTAGCCAAGCGATGAGCGACTCGGGTCTTGAAATCGATGAAGCTTTATCTGAGCGAGCCGGTGTGGCCTTGGGCTCGGGTATTGGGGGGTTGCCAATGATCGATTTCAGCTGCCAATTACTGCGTGAAAAAGGCCCTAAAAAGGTTTCTCCGTTTTTTATTCCCGGTGTGATCATCAATATGGCCGCTGGCTATGTGTCGATCCAGCATAATTTAAAAGGCCCGAATATCAGTGTGGTCACGGCGTGCACCACGGGTACGCACAATATTGGCTTGGCCGCACGCATGATTGAATACGGCGATGCCGATGTGATGCTCGCAGGCGGCGCTGAAATGGCCACCTCCGATATTGGCTTGTGTGGTTTTGGTGCGATGCGCGCACTGTCTACACGAAACGATGCGCCGGAAAAAGCGTCTCGCCCCTGGGATAAAGACCGCGATGGTTTTGTTTTGGGCGATGGTGCGGGCGTATTGATTTTAGAAGAGCTAGAGCACGCGAAAAAACGTGGCGCCAAGATTTACGCTGAGCTTGCGGGCTTTGGTATGAGTGCGGATGCGCACCATATCACCGCACCCGACCCGATGGGCGGCGAGCGTGCGATGAGGGCTGCGTTGTCTAATGCCGGTTTAAACGTTGACGATGTGGATTATATCAACGCACATGCCACGTCAACGCCCTTGGGTGATGAGCTCGAGGCGAAATCCATCATGCACACCTTTGGTGACCACGCCAAACACTTGGCGGTGAGTTCGACCAAGTCCATGACCGGCCATTTGCTGGGCGCAGCCGGTGCGATCGAGGCGATTTTTACGACCTTAGCCATCCGTGATCAAGTGGCCCCACCCACGATTAACTTGGATAACCCGAGTGAGGGCTGTGATTTGAACCTGGTGCCGCACACGGCACAGGCGCGCAAGATTCGGGTGGCGATTTCCAACTCGTTTGGTTTTGGTGGCACGAACGGCAGTGTGTTGTTTAAGGCATTTTAA
- a CDS encoding acyl carrier protein, with translation MSTVEERVKKIVAEQLGMKVEEIKNEASFIDDLGADSLDTVELVMALEEEFETEIPDEEAEKITTIQQAIDHIGAHLKESKGE, from the coding sequence ATGAGCACTGTTGAAGAACGCGTAAAGAAGATTGTTGCTGAGCAACTTGGCATGAAAGTCGAAGAAATTAAAAATGAAGCGTCTTTCATCGATGATTTGGGTGCTGACTCGCTCGACACGGTTGAGTTGGTGATGGCTTTGGAAGAAGAGTTTGAAACGGAAATTCCAGACGAAGAGGCTGAAAAAATCACCACCATTCAGCAAGCGATCGACCATATTGGCGCTCACTTGAAAGAGTCAAAAGGCGAGTAA